From a single Cotesia glomerata isolate CgM1 linkage group LG6, MPM_Cglom_v2.3, whole genome shotgun sequence genomic region:
- the LOC123267967 gene encoding uncharacterized protein LOC123267967 codes for MGSLRRLITRLSREREYSDMYRAFMAKYIQLGHMVRVPVNELPANAYFLPHHGVLKLDSATTKLRTVFNGSCATSTGISLNDILHAGPKTQIDIFDVMLRIRCSRILFATDITKMFRQIEVDSLDWPLQCILWIDENDLIDAYCLKTVTYGTASAPFVAIRVLIQLVKDEGHRFPLAVAPMLKTRYVDDIYGGADNEEDAIKAAVQTKALCAAGCFPLAKWASNSPRLLAEVAPEKQLDTPLKEISDAPVKVLGMYWNSRTDALQFKYTLPPETPKTKRAILSEIAKLYDPLGLLAPIVVKAKIFMQNLWLDRVSWDEQLSPSLIHKWTGYREDLRNIESIRIPRWNNIASGATMELHGFLDASQNAMAAAVYLRVTDADGNTKVSLLCSKTQVAPLKTMTIPQLILHVKEVQSLENVRINLWTDSAVTLAWIKSPAIRWKTFVRNRVGKIQETLRDVSWKFIPGKQNPADCASRGIPTLKLKQHALWWHGPTWLHEPESSWPTLEPPTDNATHREERQGLTLVTWKAENCLLQQLLSHYTQLFPLLRKLSIWHRAIDRFKRVPQSSLAYPLTPSDLERAKLTLIKFTQGQYFAREIHTLQDGDGLPKNNSITKLTPFIDHQGVLRVGGRLKNALLDPEERHPAILPRQSPLTSILIDDSHRKTLHGGTQLTLADLRKSVWIIGGRVPVRSFILRCIICTRHRGERAQQLMGQLPAARVQPTRAFLHTGLDYAGPITLKTFQGRGAKTYKGWIAVFVCMFSSAVHLELVTDYTAAAFVNAYRRFTSRRGICHTLYSDCGTNFVGADKELRRLFVAGSRTLRELSTLIAQDGTNWEFNPPGAPHFGGKWEAAVKYIKFHLRRTIGDSLLTLEQYSTLLAQIEAILNSRPLTPLNEDPADLAVLTPGHFLIGQSLTAIPEPSLTDLQPARLSHWEQVQQMVQHFWKRYYQDCIHRYQAISKWHHRRNQIKVGSVVLITTKDLPPTKWPLAKVIAVHPGEDGQIRVVTGKTVNTELVRPITKLCVLPLTHEEDDLVDAAANPGENVR; via the coding sequence ATGGGATCACTCCGCAGATTAATAACTCGCTTGTCGCGAGAAAGAGAATATTCTGACATGTATCGTGCATTCATGGCAAAATACATTCAACTAGGACACATGGTACGAGTACCAGTCAACGAATTGCCCGCAAACGCTTACTTCTTGCCTCACCATGGGGTATTGAAGCTTGATAGTGCCACTACGAAGCTCCGCACAGTGTTCAATGGTTCCTGTGCAACATCTACAGGAATTTCATTGAACGACATTCTCCACGCAGGACCCAAAAcgcaaattgacatttttgatgtGATGTTGAGAATCCGTTGCAGCAGGATTTTATTCGCTACTGACATCACCAAGATGTTCAGACAGATTGAGGTCGACTCGCTTGATTGGCCGCTTCAGTGCATTCTCTGGATAGATGAGAATGACTTAATAGACGCTTACTGTCTCAAGACAGTCACATACGGAACCGCTAGTGCACCTTTTGTCGCAATACGTGTGCTTATCCAACTAGTAAAGGATGAAGGACACCGCTTTCCGCTAGCTGTTGCTCCAATGTTGAAAACACGCTACGTAGATGACATCTACGGTGGAGCAGACAACGAAGAAGACGCTATCAAGGCTGCAGTACAAACAAAAGCTCTGTGTGCAGCAGGCTGCTTCCCGCTTGCCAAATGGGCTAGCAATAGCCCACGGTTACTTGCTGAAGTCGCTCCAGAAAAGCAGCTGGATACACCGCTTAAAGAAATCAGTGATGCACCAGTAAAAGTCCTGGGCATGTACTGGAATTCACGCACTGACGCTCTCCAGTTCAAGTACACGCTACCACCAGAGACGCCCAAGACAAAAAGAGCTATTTTGTCTGAAATCGCTAAGCTGTATGATCCGCTAGGACTTCTCGCACCAATAGTCGTCAAAGCCAAGATCTTTATGCAAAATCTGTGGCTAGATAGAGTGTCATGGGATGAACAATTGTCACCATCACTCATTCACAAATGGACTGGATACCGCGAGGATCTTCGAAACATCGAATCCATCCGCATTCCACGCTGGAATAATATAGCATCTGGAGCAACTATGGAATTGCACGGGTTCTTAGACGCTTCGCAAAACGCTATGGCTGCCGCTGTTTATTTGAGAGTCACTGACGCTGATGGGAACACAAAGGTCTCACTTCTGTGTTCAAAAACGCAAGTAGCACCGCTGAAGACCATGACAATCCCACAACTGATACTTCATGTTAAAGAAGTTCAGTCGCTTGAAAATGTCAGGATCAATCTCTGGACTGACTCCGCCGTGACTCTCGCATGGATTAAAAGTCCAGCAATCCGCTGGAAGACATTCGTCCGCAATAGAGTGGGAAAAATCCAAGAAACGCTTCGAGATGTCTCCTGGAAATTTATTCCAGGAAAACAAAACCCCGCTGACTGCGCTTCAAGAGGTATACCTACGCTAAAACTGAAACAACACGCTCTCTGGTGGCATGGACCAACTTGGCTTCATGAACCAGAATCCTCTTGGCCCACTCTGGAGCCTCCAACCGACAACGCAACGCATCGAGAAGAACGCCAAGGTCTGACACTAGTAACTTGGAAAGCAGAAAATTGCCTGCTCCAACAATTACTGTCGCATTACACGCAGCTGTTTCCACTGCTACGGAAGCTTAGCATCTGGCATCGTGCCATCGACCGCTTTAAAAGAGTTCCACAATCTTCGCTGGCCTACCCGCTTACTCCATCAGACCTGGAGCGCGCTAAATTGACCTTGATTAAGTTCACTCAAGGACAATACTTCGCTAGAGAGATTCACACGCTACAAGATGGTGATGGTCTGCCTAAAAATAACAGCATCACTAAGCTGACTCCGTTCATCGACCATCAGGGGGTCCTGAGAGTCGGTGGCCGCTTGAAAAACGCATTGCTGGACCCAGAAGAGAGGCATCCAGCGATTCTACCGCGACAATCACCGcttacatcaattttgattGATGACTCGCACCGCAAAACGCTTCACGGAGGTACTCAGCTTACGCTCGCTGACTTACGCAAGAGTGTCTGGATCATTGGAGGCCGTGTTCCAGTcagatcatttattttacgctGCATTATCTGCACGAGACACCGTGGAGAACGCGCTCAACAGTTGATGGGTCAACTACCCGCCGCACGAGTACAGCCAACTCGAGCCTTCTTGCATACAGGACTCGACTACGCTGGACCTATCACGCTGAAAACGTTTCAAGGACGTGGAGCAAAAACATACAAAGGCTGGATTGCAGTCTTTGTATGCATGTTCAGTTCAGCTGTACACTTAGAGCTAGTAACTGACTACACCGCTGCCGCTTTCGTCAACGCTTATCGCCGCTTCACTAGTCGCCGAGGTATCTGCCACACGCTATATTCAGACTGTGGAACCAATTTTGTAGGAGCAGATAAAGAGCTGAGACGACTATTCGTTGCAGGATCCCGCACATTACGAGAATTATCAACCTTGATCGCTCAAGATGGCACGAACTGGGAATTCAATCCGCCTGGAGCTCCACATTTTGGAGGAAAATGGGAAGCCGCTGtgaaatatatcaaatttcACCTTCGAAGAACAATCGGAGACTCGCTGTTGACGCTTGAGCAATATTCAACGCTACTGGCTCAAATTGAAGCCATATTGAATTCCAGACCGCTCACACCGCTGAATGAAGATCCTGCTGACCTGGCTGTACTGACTCCAGGTCACTTCTTAATCGGACAGTCACTGACCGCTATCCCAGAGCCATCGCTGACAGATTTACAACCTGCTCGGCTCTCGCACTGGGAACAAGTCCAGCAAATGGTTCAACATTTCTGGAAACGCTACTACCAGGACTGCATCCACCGCTACCAGGCCATTTCAAAGTGGCATCATCGACGCAACCAGATCAAGGTGGGTTCAGTAGTACTGATCACCACTAAGGATCTCCCGCCAACCAAGTGGCCATTAGCCAAAGTAATTGCTGTCCATCCAGGTGAAGATGGACAAATCCGCGTAGTAACTGGTAAGACAGTTAACACAGAGCTGGTACGTCCAATTACAAAGCTCTGTGTCCTGCCGCTAACGCATGAAGAAGATGATCTTGTCGACGCAGCCGCCAACCCGGGAGAGaatgttcggtga
- the LOC123267966 gene encoding uncharacterized protein LOC123267966, whose amino-acid sequence MTSPCMENGKCKKNFPKPHTNDTITDIDGYPMYRRRSTENGGHTFTMRLPNFPNQVEFDNQWVVPYSPLLSKTYKAHINVEICSSVKSIKYICKYVNKGSDLAIFEVQNINKNDEIARYQMGRYISSNEAIWHILSFPIHERDPAVQHLAIHLENGQRVYFTEENVLQRAFEAPKSTLTEFFTLCQKPDVFGQFAKTLVYGDVPRYFTWNKSSKKWEPRKQGKPHPSITGIFKAKTLGRLYTVHPKQRECFYLRLLLVNVPGPTSFEFLRTVNGRVFNTYQDACRELQLLEDDNHWDLTLADAALTSTPNNIRQLFAIILTTCYPSQAQTLWEKYKNCMTEDILHRIRQTNQCQNIDYTPEMYNEALVLIEDLCVLISNSPLNHYGMPSPNRPPTDLVNTDLQRENQYDHGSSATIIMNSEPLLTAEQKIIYDRIMLAVAAEQGGFFFLDAPGGTGKTFLISLILAKIRSQQKIALAVASSGIAATLLDGGRTAHSTFKLPLDVHIKPDAMCNIKKNSGIAAVLRKSSIII is encoded by the coding sequence ATGACGTCACCGTGCATGGAAAAtggaaaatgtaaaaaaaacttccCAAAGCCGCATACGAATGACACGATCACGGATATTGATGGTTATCCAATGTATCGCCGCAGAAGTACTGAGAATGGTGGCCACACATTTACAATGCGACTGCCGAACTTTCCAAATCAAGTTGAGTTTGATAATCAGTGGGTGGTACCATACTCACCACTACTTTCAAAAACTTACAAAGCTCATATCAATGTTGAGATTTGCAGTtctgttaaatcaattaagtatatttgtaaatatgtaAACAAAGGCAGTGATTTGGCCATATTTGAAGtacaaaacataaataaaaatgacgaAATAGCACGATACCAAATGGGCAGATACATTAGCAGCAATGAAGCTATTTGGCATATTCTCAGCTTTCCCATCCACGAAAGAGATCCTGCTGTCCAACATCTGGCAATACATCTTGAAAACGGTCAACGTGTATACTTCACTGAAGAAAATGTTCTCCAAAGAGCGTTCGAAGCTCCGAAATCGACTCtaactgaattttttacattgtgTCAAAAACCTGATGTTTTTGGCCAATTCGCGAAGACATTGGTGTATGGTGATGTTCCACGTTATTTCACATGGAACAAATCCAGTAAAAAATGGGAGCCACGGAAACAAGGAAAACCACATCCTTCCATTACAGGCATATTCAAAGCTAAGACATTGGGGAGACTTTACACGGTACATCCAAAGCAACGTGAGTGCTTCTATTTACGTTTGTTATTGGTGAATGTTCCCGGACCAAcgtcttttgaatttttacgaACAGTTAATGGTCGAGTATTCAATACATACCAGGATGCATGTCGTGAACTGCAATTGCTAGAAGACGATAACCATTGGGACTTAACGCTTGCTGATGCTGCGTTGACATCAACACCGAATAACATTCGTCAGTTGTTTGCAATTATTTTGACGACATGTTATCCCTCGCAAGCACAAACTTTGtgggaaaaatataaaaattgtatgaCAGAAGACATCTTGCACCGAATTAGACAAACAAATCAATGCCAAAACATAGATTATACACCAGAGATGTACAATGAAGCATTGGTCTTGATCGAGGATTTATGTGTTCTTATTTCAAATTCACCACTTAATCATTATGGTATGCCATCACCTAATCGTCCACCCACCGACTTAGTCAATACCGATTTACAACGAGAAAATCAATATGACCATGGAAGTTCAGCAACAATTATCATGAACAGTGAACCATTACTGACAgcagaacaaaaaattatttatgatcggATTATGCTGGCTGTTGCTGCTGAACAAGgcggtttttttttcttggatgCACCCGGTGGAACCGGTAAGACATTTTTAATATCGTTGATTCTTGCCAAAATACGGTCGCAACAAAAAATCGCATTAGCAGTAGCATCGTCAGGCATTGCGGCTACTTTACTGGATGGTGGGCGAACAGCACATTCAACATTCAAGCTGCCATTGGACGTTCATATTAAACCAGATGCAATGTGTAACATCAAAAAGAATAGTGGAATAGCTGCAGTGTTGCGGAAGAGTTCTATAATAATTTGA
- the LOC123267965 gene encoding uncharacterized protein LOC123267965 — protein MNTSRHMSRVAKALVEEKGLLSVPESKLGRKIADQVKLKVENFYNDDEYSAPMPGMKDFVSVRNDDGNRVPVQKRLVLSNLKELYQCFREINAAEKIGFSRFASLRPKHCVLAGASGTHTICVCTIHQNVKLMMLGANIHSLTRNTDISITHYSDCLSLIVYCNNHDAVAVHVFIKLITDYVKSLPKRCNKIYYFSDGDPQQFKNFKNFVNLYYHEEDFDIPAEWHFFATAHGKGPCNGIGGTIKRYAARASLQLAVEKQITTPEELFEWTSDPDNLPNIITKFSPEEDYKTAVNDLNERFLKTKPITGTQQLHCIIPDKNGCLYIKNFSNSNEHKICKIFKRQRRN, from the exons ATGAATACATCAAGACATATGTCAAGGGTAGCAAAAGCGTTGGTTGAAGAAAAAGGTCTACTTTCAGTACCTGAATCAAAATTAG GGAGAAAAATTGCAGATCAAGTGAAAttgaaagttgaaaatttttataatgatgaTGAGTACAGTGCTCCGATGCCAGGTATGAAAGATTTTGTTTCAGTTCGAAATGATGATGGTAATCGAGTACCCGTCCAAAAAAGACTTGTCCTGTCTAACTTAAAAGAATTATACCAATGTTTTCGGGAAATAAACGCTGCAGAGAAAATTGGATTTTCGAGATTTGCTTCTCTGCGACCTAAACATTGTGTGTTAGCAGGGGCAAGTGGAACACATACCATCTGTGTCTGTACGATCCATCAAAACGTTAAGTTAATGATGCTTG GTGCGAATATTCATTCTCTAACAAGAAATACAGATATATCCATTACACACTATAGTGATTGTTTGAGTTTGATTGTAT attgtaatAATCATGATGCCGTTGCCGTACatgtttttatcaaattaataactGACTATGTGAAAAGTCTTCCTAAACgttgtaacaaaatttattatttttctgacgGGGATcctcaacaatttaaaaactttaaaaacttcgtaaatttatattatcacGAAGAGGATTTCGACATTCCTGctgaatggcatttttttgcgaCAGCCCATGGCAAAGGTCCATGTAATGGTATTGGTGGTACCATTAAACGATATGCAGCAAGAGCAAGTCTCCAACTTGCGGTTGAGAAACAAATAACAACGCCTGAAGAACTCTTTGAATGGACTTCTGATCCGGACAACTTGCCAAACATCATAACTAAGTTTTCCCCAGAAGAGGATTATAAAACAGcagtaaatgatttaaatgaaagatttttaaaaacaaaaccgATCACAGGAACTCAACAATTACACTGTATAATTCCAGACAAAAATGGTTGTTTGTacattaaaaacttttcaaattccaACGAGcacaaaatttgtaaaatatttaaacgccAGAGacgtaattaa